One Nocardia iowensis DNA window includes the following coding sequences:
- a CDS encoding epoxide hydrolase family protein, with translation MTNNEIRSFRIEIPQADLNDLRDRLARTRWIDDLPGAGWERGVPTAYLKELAGYWAEKFDWRAVEAELNKYPQFTTTIDGHNMHFLHIRSAEADATPLLLLHGWPSSVVDFLDVIGPLTDPKAHGAADAPAFHLVIPSLPGHGFAGPVTETGWHDGRVAAALAELMARLDYDRYGVHGGDHGAFIAPQLGRVDTDHVLGVHVNALVTFPTGDPADMAALTDAEKQRLGRMKQFQDDGSAYMKLKGSRPNTLAQLVADSPAGQLGWIVEKYKEWVDQAHELPEQAIDKDRMLANVSVYWFTDTARSVANYYYERFHDATMFAPAPKGAVPTGVAVFKDGDYAIRRFAEKAHNITHWSEFYSGGHFPALEVPGLLVADVREFFRTLI, from the coding sequence ATGACGAACAACGAGATCCGCTCCTTCCGCATCGAGATTCCGCAGGCCGACCTGAACGACCTCCGTGACCGGCTGGCCCGCACGCGCTGGATCGACGACCTCCCCGGCGCCGGCTGGGAGCGCGGCGTGCCGACCGCGTACCTGAAGGAACTCGCCGGCTACTGGGCGGAGAAATTCGACTGGCGCGCGGTCGAAGCGGAGCTCAACAAATACCCGCAGTTCACCACCACCATCGACGGCCATAACATGCACTTCCTGCACATCCGCTCCGCCGAGGCCGACGCCACCCCGCTGCTCCTGCTGCACGGCTGGCCGAGTTCGGTGGTCGACTTCCTCGACGTGATCGGCCCGCTCACCGACCCCAAGGCGCACGGCGCCGCCGACGCACCCGCCTTCCACCTGGTCATTCCGTCGCTGCCCGGACACGGTTTCGCCGGACCGGTCACCGAGACCGGCTGGCACGACGGCCGGGTCGCGGCCGCGCTGGCCGAGCTGATGGCGCGGCTCGACTACGACCGCTACGGCGTGCATGGCGGCGACCACGGCGCGTTCATCGCCCCGCAACTCGGCCGGGTGGACACCGATCATGTGCTCGGCGTGCACGTCAACGCGCTGGTCACCTTCCCGACCGGCGATCCGGCCGATATGGCCGCGCTGACCGACGCGGAAAAGCAGCGGCTCGGCCGGATGAAGCAGTTCCAGGACGACGGCTCGGCCTACATGAAGCTGAAGGGGTCGCGGCCGAATACCCTCGCGCAGTTGGTGGCCGATTCACCGGCCGGGCAGCTCGGCTGGATCGTGGAGAAGTACAAGGAGTGGGTCGACCAGGCACACGAACTGCCCGAGCAGGCGATCGATAAGGATCGGATGCTGGCCAACGTCAGCGTCTACTGGTTCACCGACACCGCGCGCAGCGTGGCGAACTACTACTACGAGCGCTTCCACGACGCGACCATGTTCGCGCCGGCACCGAAGGGCGCCGTGCCGACCGGCGTCGCGGTCTTCAAGGACGGCGACTACGCCATCCGCCGCTTCGCCGAAAAGGCGCACAACATCACCCACTGGTCGGAGTTCTACTCCGGCGGTCACTTCCCCGCC